Proteins from one Triticum aestivum cultivar Chinese Spring chromosome 7A, IWGSC CS RefSeq v2.1, whole genome shotgun sequence genomic window:
- the LOC123147890 gene encoding blue-light photoreceptor PHR2: MAATASDSDPVAHPRDDPNLPFASFSLSLSLRAPTAPATLASVPSAAHLPTQISTLAVCLHPSAASSSPRRATRLNAAAASLLSPLTASSPGLSRSFPSGAPGAAGRRRTLVWFRADLRLHDHEPLHAAVGASSSLLPVFVFDPRDFGKSPSGFDRTGPYRASFLLDSVADLRRSLRARGGDLVVRVGRPEVVIPELARAAGAEAVYAHGEVSRDECRAEEKVSKAIEKEGVEVKYFWGSTLYHLDDLPFRLDDMPSNYGGFREAVKGLEVRKVLDAPEEVKCVPMKNVLEPGDIPTLGELGLSAPPAMAQDSKSAAGSNLIGGEAEALERLKKFAAECCMQPNKAVKDSTQNSIYGANFSCKISPWLATGCLSPRFMYEELKKHAIRTIPSGSTPKDGDGTSDAGTNWLMFELLWRDFFRFVTKKYSSAQKTVAPATGCTPAPAFA; the protein is encoded by the exons ATGGCCGCCACCGCCTCCGACTCCGACCCCGTCGCGCACCCGCGGGACGACCCCAACCTCCCCttcgcctccttctccctctccctctcgctccgcgcGCCCACCGCGCCCGCCACCCTCGCCTCCGTCCCCTCCGCCGCCCACCTACCCACCCAAATCTCCACCCTCGCCGTCTGCCTCcacccctccgccgcctcctcctccccgcgccgcgccacccgcctcaacgccgccgcggcctccctcctctccccgctCACCGCCTCCTCGCCCGGCCTCTCccgctccttcccctccggcgcccccggcgccgccggccgccgccgcacgCTCGTCTGGTTCCGCGCCGACCTGCGCCTCCACGACCACGAGCCTCTCCACGCCGCCGTCGGCGCGTCGTCCTCCCTCCTCCCCGTCTTTGTCTTCGACCCACGCGACTTCGGCAAGTCCCCCTCGGGCTTCGACCGCACCGGGCCCTACCGCGCCAGCTTCCTGCTGGACTCCGTCGCCGACCTGCGCCGGAGTCTCCGCGCGCGCGGCGGCGACCTCGTCGTGCGGGTTGGGAGGCCCGAGGTGGTGATCCCCGAGCTCGCGCGTGCAGCCGGAGCAGAGGCCGTCTACGCGCATGGGGAGGTGTCGCGGGACGAGTGCCGCGCGGAGGAGAAGGTCAGCAAGGCCATAGAGAAGGAAGGCGTCGAGGTTAAGTACTTCTGGGGCAGCACGCTGTACCACTTGGACGATCTGCCCTTCAGGCTCGATGACATGCCATCCAACTATGGCGGATTCAGGGAGGCCGTCAAGGGGTTGGAGGTTAGGAAGGTGCTGGACGCGCCAGAAGAGGTCAAGTGTGTGCCTATGAAGAATGTGCTCGAACCTGGTGACATCCCCACGCTTGGTGAGCTTGGACTCTCCGCACCACCGGCCATGGCACAG GACTCAAAATCTGCTGCTGGTTCAAATCTCATTGGTGGTGAGGCAGAAGCCCTGGAAAGGCTGAAGAAATTTGCTGCAGAGTGTTGTATGCAGCCAAACAAAGCTGTGAAAGATAGTACTCAGAATAGCATATATGGTGCTAATTTCTCCTGCAAAATTTCACCATGGCTTGCTACTGGTTGTCTCTCTCCACGTTTCATGTATGAGGAGTTGAAGAAGCATGCCATTAG AACAATTCCATCAGGGTCAACACCCAAGGACGGTGATGGAACATCCGATGCTGGGACAAATTGGTTAATGTTTGAATTGCTATGGAGAGATTTCTTCAG GTTCGTCACAAAGAAGTACAGCTCTGCACAGAAGACAGTTGCACCTGCTACTGGTTGCACACCAGCCCCTGCGTTTGCTTGA